ATTTGCTTGGATCCAATCTATTATATTTTACTAGTTCTATTAGTCTCTCCATTCTAGCTCTTCCACCAGGTGTTAAACCTCCATTTATATTTTTATGTCCCATACCATTTCCCCAGTCCACTCTTGGAATTTTTATGAACTCACCTTCTCCAAAATAGTTAATATTTCCTATAGCTCCTCCTGGTTTTAAAATTTTTACTGCATCTACTAATATATCTGAATTTCCACCTGCTACTATTACTCTATCTACTCCATTATTTTTTGTAAGTTCCATTATTTGTTCTACTATAGGACCTTTTCTATAGTTTACTATATCCGTTGCGCCATAAAATTTAGCTGCTTCTATTAAAGCATCTCTACTACCTGCACCTATAATTCTACCTGCACCTCTAAGTTTAGCACCTGCAATTCCCATTAACCCAACAGGTCCAATTCCTATTACTGCCACAGTATCTCCAAAATTTACACCTGCTAATTCTGAACCATGAAATCCTGTAGTCACCATATCTGGTAACATTACTGCAGCTTCTAAAGGTATAGTTTCTGGTAAATGAGCTAAATTCATATCCGCATCATTAACATGGAAAAGCTCTGCAAAAACCCCGTCTTTTATATTAGAAAATTTCCAACCTGCTAGCATTCCACCAGAGTGCTGAGCTAAATTATAATCTTGAGCTTCCCTACTTCTCCAATCTGGAGTAATAGCAGGTACTACTACCCTATCTCCAGGTTTAAAATCCTTTACTTCTTTTCCAACCTCTACTATTTCACCTACTGCTTCATGACCTAATATTAAGTTTTCTCTTTCTCCTAAGGCACCTTCATAAACTGTATGAATATCTGATGTACATGGTGCCAACGCTAATGGTTTTACAATTGCATCATAAAGTCCTGCAACAGGTTTTTCTTTTTCAATCCAACCTACCTTTCCAATTCCTAACATAGCAAATCCCTTCATAAATAAACTCCTCCTAAATTTTAGTTTATAAAAACAATTTTTATTCAGCTCTATTAATATATAATTCCCTTATAGTATTAATTTAATGTCAAATAATCATGTTATTTTATTAACAATTATATATAGCAATTTAATATGAAAATATATGTTTATCTGTAAACTTATAATTAAATTACATATATCTTCATATAATTATGCTAAATTCTGTAATATAAGTTAATTACATTATATATATAATATAATTAATTGTCAATACTTTATCAATCATTCATGTTTTCTTATAAAAAAATGGTTCTAAGATAAATTTACCTTAAAACCATTTTTTATATTTTAGCTATAGCTCTTACAGGAGATCCATCTCCATTTTTAATTTTTAGTGGTAAAGCTGAAAACTGAAATTTTTTCTTTAATAATTTATGTAGGTTTTTAAGATTTTCTACAATTATGATATCTTTTCCTAATAATATTTTATGATTAGTTAATTCTTCATTATTTATACTATCTATAGAAATAGTATCAACACCTATACCTTTAATATTAAAAGAAGTTAAATATTTAGCCCCTTGTTCTGATAATACTGGATAATCTTTAATATACTCTTGTTTTTTCCAAAACTTATCCCAACCAGTATATATTAAAATAAAATCTTTACATGACAAATCATATTCTTTTAATATGTTAGCATCTATTTTTCCACCTTTTTTAACCATAGAACAATCTATCACAATTCCCTGTCCTAAAAATTTATTTAAATCCCAATCTGAGGTAGTAAATCCATCTTCAAACACATGAGATTTACAATCTAAATGAGTTCCTAAATGTGTTGTCATATTTATTTTTGTAATTTTACACCCATGATCTTTTACATTTGAAACTTCCTCTACAGTAGGTTTTTCATCTCCAGGAAATAATGATATATCATCTTCAAAGGTATGTGTTAAGTCAATTATTTTCATTTTTAAACTCCTTATTATTCAAAAAATGCATTTTCCAACTATAGTATCCTTTTTCCTTATTCTTTTCATATGTAAAGCATGCTGTAAATACATTTCCTTTTTTACTTTTAAGATTTCTAAAACCTACTCTTCCTTTTTCTAAAAGAATTTTAACCATGTCTTTAGTTACCTTTTTACCAAAGGACTGTATATATTTATCGTTTTTCCAAATTATGAACCTACATCCACTTCTCCAGTTACTACAGCCATATCCCTTATTTCCTTCTATTACAGGATTTCCACATTGGGGACATTTACCTAAACTTTCTACTCCCTTAGGTAAATTTATTTTTATTTTATTTAACATAGAATTATCATTTTTTATAAGTTCAACGGATTTATTTGTAAATTCATATATTAAGTCCATAAATTCATTTTTTTCAAACTTACCTTTTTCTATATCTGATAGGGTTTTCTCAAGCTTTCCTGTGTACTCAAGATCTAAAAGTTCTTTTACAGGAAATATTTCTACTAAAGTTCTTCCAAGTTTAGTACATATAAGACTCTTTCCTTTAATTTCTATGTAACCTATATCCTTTAATTTTTTAATAGTATCCGCTCTAGTTGCTGCAGTTCCTATACTAAATCCACTTAAAATAGCATTCATCATTTCCTCAGAATTTTCCTCATCTTTAAAACTCTTTCCACAGGTCTCCATAACTCTTAATAGAGTTTTTTCTGTGTGATGCTTTGGTGGTTTTTTAGTAACAGATTTTATCTTATCACTTACAACATCTACTTTTTGTTTAATTTCTACTAATGGAAGAATTGTATCTTTAGTATCTATTTTTTCTACTATTCTCCAACCTTCTACAGTCTGAACTTTACCTTTAGATATAAATTCTCCTTTAATATTTTCATCATTTATTTTAATTGTGATTTTAGTTTCTTCAAATTCAGCTATAGGCATAAACTGCATTATAAATCTGTTTTTTATAGCTGTATATACTATTTCTTCATCTCTTGTTAATTTAGAAGGTTTAATATATGTAGGTGTTATAGCACTATGACTTTCTACCTTAGAACTATCAAATATTCTTTTAGATTTATTAAATTTTATTTGATTTTCATAAGAAAGACCCCTCTTTAAAGTCTCCAAAACCTTTTTGGTTCTACCTTCTAAACTTTCATCTAAAACACTACTAGAAGTTCTAGGATATGTTATAAACTTTTTTTCATATAAGGATTGGGCTACTTTTAATACCTTATCAGAAGTCCAACCTTTGTATTTGCTAGTGATATGTCCCTGTAAATTAGATAAATTAAATAGGTAAGGAGCATACTCCTTTTTCTTTTCTATTTTTTTATCTACTATATTGCCGGTTTTATCCTTTAACAAATCTCCAACTCTTTTTAGATAATTCTTATCCTCAAATTTTTCTGAGTTTTTTTCATAATAAGTACCTTCAAATTCTTCAACTTTTTCCGTTTTAAAATTAGCTAATAATTTATAATAAGTAGTGGCTTTAAAATTTTCAATTTCTTTATCTCTGTCATAAATTATTTTAAGAGTAGGTAATAATACTCTTCCAATATTTAAAATTTTACTACCATTTATATTGTACTTTAAAGTAGCTACAGAAGTTAGATTTATGCCAATAATCCAATCGCTCCACTGCCTACTTATGCCTGCGTCACGTAAAAATTCCATATCTTCATTGGATTTTAAATTTTTCATACCTTTTTTAACTTCATCTGGTGTCCATTCATTTAATAATAATCTGTAAATTGGCTTTTTAATTTCTAAATATGAAAAGATTTCATCTCCAATAATTTGACCTTCTCTATCAAAGTCTGTAGCAGATATTACACCATCTACATTTTCACTTTCAATTAAATTCTTTATTATATTAATTTGTTTTTGGGCACCTTTATCTATAATATTTTTATTGTTAGCTTGGTTCTTTATTTTATATTTAAAATTCAAAGGAATAAAAGGAAACTTTTCAAGCTTCCATCCTTTCATTTTTTCATCATAATCTTTAGCATCATACAGTTGAAGTAAATGACCAAAGGCCCAAGTAATTAAATATTCTTTTCCTTCAAAATAACCATCTCTTCTAGTCTTTATATTTAAAGCATCTGCAATATTTTTAGCTACAGATGGTTTCTCCGCAATAATGACCTTTGCCAAATTTAACACTCCTTAAAGCTTTATCTTCTTTAATTATTCTAATATTAATTTAAGGAGTTTGCAAATTAACTTCTAATGAATAATTAAGGAGAACTTTCTGTAGCAAAGCAAAAGAAAATCCTCCTTAATATTCATTGTTAGTTATTCATTAATAAGTGGTTTATAGGTACAACCACAAAATTTTAAAAGTGCCTTGTTAAACAATTTTATATGAACTTTTTCATCTAATATAATTCTTCGCAAAATTTTTTGAACATATGGGTCATTAATCATACATATATGCTTTTGATACTCATCAATAGCCTTATATTCTGAATCAATGTCTGCTTTTAATCTTTCACAGAGATGTTTTCCATAGTATATAAAACTTCCATTCCAAAAATTATTACAAGTACTATATGATCCTCTTATTAAAGGATTTCCTCCTAATTTTTTAATGGTACTTGCAAGTATCTCCATATGAAGCATTTCTGTAATGGATACATTCTCTAATAATTCTCCTAGCTCTTTATCAATATCTTTAAAAAAGAAATAATGATAAAGATATTGGCTAATAGCTGTAAATTCACTTATTACGCCCGCATAATCATCAATTAAAAGATTAGCATAATAAAGATTAGGTTTAAGCACTTTTATTTCTGGATATGGAGAAGGATCTGCATACCCAGCTCTTTTGTGCATTTCATAGTCTATTTTTGACACTAAATATTCCTCCAAAATAATTTCTAATATTATTTTATATTCAAATTATCTTGAAGTTATGAATTAGAAATGATAAATTCTTTTTCAAACCATATTTAAAATTTTTTAAAGGTATTCTAAACTCCTTTATTCCCTCACTATAAGGAGCAATTTCATAAGGATTAAAATAGATAACTATATTATTATCTTCTATATAATAAGGCTGTTCTTGAATTATACCATAGAAATCCGCAGATGCATTTTCGTAATATTTATTTGAATTTTTAGTCATATCATCTCTTATAAAATCATCAATTATATTTTTATAATCCTCCTTAGTATCAAACAAATTCTTTAAATAAATTTCTTCTCCTGTATTTAAATCAATATTCAAGCTCTCATTATAGCCTAAGCCATGAGCACCACCTGTGTACTCATAAAAACACATAGTTAAACTTAATATATTCCCTTTATTAAATGATATTTTAAACTTCAAAATAGCTTGATAACTGTTAGTAAGAATATTTTCTTTTTTAGCTTCTTTGGCGCTATTTTCAATATCCTTTTTAAAATCCATAGCTCTATTTTCTATTATCTTGTTTATCTTAAATTCTGTTTCTTTATCCTTTAATCCACTTATCAATGGAATCCTCATATCCATTTCTATAGTATCATCTTTATATTCAATCTTTTTACTACTTATGTTACAACTTTCCTTATTTAAATTTTGTGAAGAGTAAATAGCTGTAGGATGAATATTTGCAGCATTGGTTGAATTAATTGCAAAAGCTGGGGGTGTATTGCCAACTAACGAAGCTGCTAATGCCATACATAATAAATTCCCCATAAATATTACCTCCAATATTCTTTATTCTTGATTATAATATACTTCTTATACTACATTTATAAGTTACAAAATATATAAAATAGTGTTACATTTTCATAACAAATACAATATTTGTTACCTTGTATTCATACACTTTATCTAATTATTATTTAATGTTATATTTAAAATAAATAATTTAATTTAAAGGAGATATATTTATGTCAAAAAGACCTAAAATTAAAATAACAGTAATTAATAAAAAAGAAAAAGGTGGCTGTCATTACGCTCATAAGATAGGAGATTCTTTTGATTTTGATACAGAAAGGGGAAAATTATGTCCAATGGCACTTCATGTGGCATTTCCATACATTGATATTTTAAGATATGGTGGAAGTGTACCTGGAGGGAAAAATGAAAATCAATGTATATTTTGTTGTCCTGATCCCGAAGTTATAAATGTATTTAAAATTGAGAAACTATAAAACATTAAAAAGGAACCCTTAAAAGAGTTCCTTTTTAAAACTTATTTTGCTGCGTTTTTACCAGCTATTCTACCAAATACTGTTATATCAGCAAGAGCATTACTTCCTAATCTATTTGTACCATGGATTCCTCCAGTAACTTCTCCAGCTGCATATAGTCCTTCTATTACTTTACCTTCTTTATTAAGTACTTGAGCATTAGTGTTAATCTTAACTCCACCCATTGTATGGTGAACAGCCGGAGCTGCTTTTAAGATATAGAAAGGACCTTTTTCTATAGGAAATGGCATGCTACGTTTATTAAATTCTTCGTCCTTACCTGCTTTAACATAGCCATTATATCTTTCAACAGTTGCCTTTAATTCTTTTGCATCAATATCAAAGAATTTTGCTGCTTCTTCTATTGTATCTGCTTTTACAAGTAATTTGTTTTTATATAAGTATTCAATTTCTGCTGCATGAGGTTCTACTAAGTTACTATCATCTAATCCCTTTTGGTCTAATAATTGATAGCATACGCTTCCTGTTTGCTTTTTAATAGCCATGGATATTACGTCACGTCTGTCAAGTTCTTCAACAAAACGCTTTCCTTCTTTATTTACCATGATAGTATGTCCATACATTCTTGCATCTCCAAAATAAAGTAGTGTACCTGTTAATGGGTCACATATTGGATAAGTTTGAATATATTGCATTCCATCTAATGCTGCACCAACTTTTTCAGCCATTATAATACCATCACCTGTACTTCCTACTGTATTTGTAGAAAGAACTTTTTCATCTATTTCTGGATTGTATTTCATTCTCATTTCAAGGTTTGATCCAAATCCACCTGTTGTTAAAACTACTGCTTTATTTGTTTTAAAAGTATATTTTTTATCTTCGCTTTCAGCTTTTACACCTACAACCTTTCCTTTTTCATCTGTAATAAGTTCAGTTGCTGGTGTTTCATATAATACAGGTATTTTTAAGCTCTTAACCTTTGCTAATTGCTTATTTATCATTTCTTTACCACTTGCACCAACTGGAACTAAACTTCTTTTAACAGAGTGTCCGCCAAAGAACATAAGGTTGTCTTCCCATCTAACGCCAACTTCATCTCTTAACCATTTTGCGCCATCAAGAGCATTTTCTGCAACAACTTTTACTAATTCAGGGTTGTTTTTAGCGTCTCCACCTTTTATCATATCTTGTGTAAATTGTTCTACGCTATCTTTAATCCCTTCTTTTTCTTGTATCCAGTTATTTGGAGCTGCATATTCAGCACCAGAAATTAATGTATTACCACCAGCCATAGGCATTTTTTCTAAAACAATTACATCTGCACCTGCTTCTTTTGCTTCTATAGCTGCACAAAGTCCTGCTCCACCTGCACCAACAACGATTACATCATGGGTTTCGCTAACTTCTTTTTTCTCTTTATCTTTATTCTTTTCATCAAGTTTTTTTAGCATATCAGGAGTTGCTCCTGCTGATTTTAATGCCGCTTTAACAGCTTCAATAAAACCATTGGATGTTAATGTACATCCTGAAACTACGTCAACATCAAGACTATTAGTTGCAATGATATCCTTTGTTAATGTTTCCATGGCATTATCATATCCTGGAGTTTCATTTTTCTCCAAAACTTTAATATCGGTAATGGCATCATCTTTAATTGTTACTTCAACAACAATTTTTCCACCTTTTCCATTACCTTCTCCCTTATATTTTCCATCAGGGATCGCTGTTTTAGAATTTCCACAAGCAATTAAACCAATTGTCATAAATACTGTCAGTAAAATTGTCAAAAACTTTTTCAATATTCTTACCTCCCATTTATAAATGTTAAATTATTAACTATTCCAATATTAATAGTAGCACAAAATGTTAATAAAGTATTTACATTTATTTGCTAGTTTTTGTACTTTAAACTACAATATTTGATAAAATGTGAGAATCATATATAATAAATAGTGAATATTAATATAATTAGTAGTATTAATTCAACTTTTAAAATTAAGGAGGAAAACTATGTCCCTACGTTTAAAAATTCTCATATCTTTTATGTTATGTATAGTTCTTACTTTTTCTCCTCTACTATATATAATGCAAACCAAAGTAAAAGATTTCAACATGAAACAATTAGAACATGAGACCTTGCAATTACTTAACTCTAAAAGCAATGAAATAGGTGCTTGGCTTAATCATCGTATTGGAGAAATTAGAATTATTCACGAACATCCCGCCTGTAAAGAAATGGATTTTTCTCAATTAAAACCATATTTAGCACAATTAAATCTTGTATTTGGAGATCAATATGGAACCTTTGCCCTTGGAGGACTTGATGGAATAGGCTGGTTAAGCACCGATGCAACTATTGATGTGTCTGAACGTAAATATTTTAAAAAAGCAATGACAGAAAACATGGAATATGTAATTAGTAAACCTGTTGTTTCAAAATCTGATAGTAAACCTATTTTTCTAATATGCTATCCAATTTTAAATGATAATGAAGAAAAAGTAGGATTTATCAATGGATCTGTAAATCTAGATAAAATCTCTGAAATTGTACATAATATTGATATACATAATGGATTTGCGTGGATTATGAATAAAAATACTGATATATATTCCACTAATAAAGAAAAATTAAATAGTGAATATATATCTTTAAATGAGCTAAACAAAATTGTTAAAGAATCTAAAACAAATAATTCAGGTTCAGTTGCAATAAAAAATATTCATAATAAAAATTCTACAGTATTTTTTTCCTCTGTTCCCTATACAGAAGATTGGCTTTTGTGTATTATGTTAGAAAATAGTCAAATTCATGAACAAACCAATAAGATTATAAATCTTATTATTTGGGTTGGAATAATTCTACTTTTAGCTGCTACACTTTTAGCCATCATTATTTCAGGCTCCATTGTAAAACCTATACATAGATTAAAAAATAATATGTTAGAAGTATCTGATGGTAATCTTGAATCCTACTATGAAATAAAAAACAATGATGAAATTTCCATATTAGGTCAAGTTTTTAATAAAATGCTTACTGATATTAAAAGGCTTATAGATAGAGTTTATCAAGTTGAAAAGCAAAAACGAAGTGCTGAGTTAAGAGTTCTTCAATCTCAAATAAATCCACATTTTTTATATAATACATTAGACACAATACAATGGAAAGCTTTAGAATATGATGCCTTTGAGGTTGCAGATATGATTAATTATTTATCAGGTTTTTTTAGAATTTCCCTAAGTGATGGAAAAGAATTTATTACTATATCTGATGAA
This window of the Clostridium cochlearium genome carries:
- a CDS encoding ferritin-like domain-containing protein → MSKIDYEMHKRAGYADPSPYPEIKVLKPNLYYANLLIDDYAGVISEFTAISQYLYHYFFFKDIDKELGELLENVSITEMLHMEILASTIKKLGGNPLIRGSYSTCNNFWNGSFIYYGKHLCERLKADIDSEYKAIDEYQKHICMINDPYVQKILRRIILDEKVHIKLFNKALLKFCGCTYKPLINE
- a CDS encoding type IA DNA topoisomerase, which produces MAKVIIAEKPSVAKNIADALNIKTRRDGYFEGKEYLITWAFGHLLQLYDAKDYDEKMKGWKLEKFPFIPLNFKYKIKNQANNKNIIDKGAQKQINIIKNLIESENVDGVISATDFDREGQIIGDEIFSYLEIKKPIYRLLLNEWTPDEVKKGMKNLKSNEDMEFLRDAGISRQWSDWIIGINLTSVATLKYNINGSKILNIGRVLLPTLKIIYDRDKEIENFKATTYYKLLANFKTEKVEEFEGTYYEKNSEKFEDKNYLKRVGDLLKDKTGNIVDKKIEKKKEYAPYLFNLSNLQGHITSKYKGWTSDKVLKVAQSLYEKKFITYPRTSSSVLDESLEGRTKKVLETLKRGLSYENQIKFNKSKRIFDSSKVESHSAITPTYIKPSKLTRDEEIVYTAIKNRFIMQFMPIAEFEETKITIKINDENIKGEFISKGKVQTVEGWRIVEKIDTKDTILPLVEIKQKVDVVSDKIKSVTKKPPKHHTEKTLLRVMETCGKSFKDEENSEEMMNAILSGFSIGTAATRADTIKKLKDIGYIEIKGKSLICTKLGRTLVEIFPVKELLDLEYTGKLEKTLSDIEKGKFEKNEFMDLIYEFTNKSVELIKNDNSMLNKIKINLPKGVESLGKCPQCGNPVIEGNKGYGCSNWRSGCRFIIWKNDKYIQSFGKKVTKDMVKILLEKGRVGFRNLKSKKGNVFTACFTYEKNKEKGYYSWKMHFLNNKEFKNENN
- a CDS encoding cyclase family protein, translated to MKIIDLTHTFEDDISLFPGDEKPTVEEVSNVKDHGCKITKINMTTHLGTHLDCKSHVFEDGFTTSDWDLNKFLGQGIVIDCSMVKKGGKIDANILKEYDLSCKDFILIYTGWDKFWKKQEYIKDYPVLSEQGAKYLTSFNIKGIGVDTISIDSINNEELTNHKILLGKDIIIVENLKNLHKLLKKKFQFSALPLKIKNGDGSPVRAIAKI
- a CDS encoding cache domain-containing sensor histidine kinase → MSLRLKILISFMLCIVLTFSPLLYIMQTKVKDFNMKQLEHETLQLLNSKSNEIGAWLNHRIGEIRIIHEHPACKEMDFSQLKPYLAQLNLVFGDQYGTFALGGLDGIGWLSTDATIDVSERKYFKKAMTENMEYVISKPVVSKSDSKPIFLICYPILNDNEEKVGFINGSVNLDKISEIVHNIDIHNGFAWIMNKNTDIYSTNKEKLNSEYISLNELNKIVKESKTNNSGSVAIKNIHNKNSTVFFSSVPYTEDWLLCIMLENSQIHEQTNKIINLIIWVGIILLLAATLLAIIISGSIVKPIHRLKNNMLEVSDGNLESYYEIKNNDEISILGQVFNKMLTDIKRLIDRVYQVEKQKRSAELRVLQSQINPHFLYNTLDTIQWKALEYDAFEVADMINYLSGFFRISLSDGKEFITISDELEHVKNYLEIQKIRYKDKISYSINVCNSVEQYLVPKLIVQPLVENSIYHGLKLQKQKGMINVSVFSEHGFLFIKVLDNGLGMNNEKLIALRKNLSESIETDHYGLYNINERLKLAFGEKYSIEIKSKFKIGTEVLLKIPLISEGFECLE
- a CDS encoding DUF3298 and DUF4163 domain-containing protein, whose translation is MGNLLCMALAASLVGNTPPAFAINSTNAANIHPTAIYSSQNLNKESCNISSKKIEYKDDTIEMDMRIPLISGLKDKETEFKINKIIENRAMDFKKDIENSAKEAKKENILTNSYQAILKFKISFNKGNILSLTMCFYEYTGGAHGLGYNESLNIDLNTGEEIYLKNLFDTKEDYKNIIDDFIRDDMTKNSNKYYENASADFYGIIQEQPYYIEDNNIVIYFNPYEIAPYSEGIKEFRIPLKNFKYGLKKNLSFLIHNFKII
- a CDS encoding flavocytochrome c → MKKFLTILLTVFMTIGLIACGNSKTAIPDGKYKGEGNGKGGKIVVEVTIKDDAITDIKVLEKNETPGYDNAMETLTKDIIATNSLDVDVVSGCTLTSNGFIEAVKAALKSAGATPDMLKKLDEKNKDKEKKEVSETHDVIVVGAGGAGLCAAIEAKEAGADVIVLEKMPMAGGNTLISGAEYAAPNNWIQEKEGIKDSVEQFTQDMIKGGDAKNNPELVKVVAENALDGAKWLRDEVGVRWEDNLMFFGGHSVKRSLVPVGASGKEMINKQLAKVKSLKIPVLYETPATELITDEKGKVVGVKAESEDKKYTFKTNKAVVLTTGGFGSNLEMRMKYNPEIDEKVLSTNTVGSTGDGIIMAEKVGAALDGMQYIQTYPICDPLTGTLLYFGDARMYGHTIMVNKEGKRFVEELDRRDVISMAIKKQTGSVCYQLLDQKGLDDSNLVEPHAAEIEYLYKNKLLVKADTIEEAAKFFDIDAKELKATVERYNGYVKAGKDEEFNKRSMPFPIEKGPFYILKAAPAVHHTMGGVKINTNAQVLNKEGKVIEGLYAAGEVTGGIHGTNRLGSNALADITVFGRIAGKNAAK
- a CDS encoding NAD(P)-dependent alcohol dehydrogenase; translated protein: MKGFAMLGIGKVGWIEKEKPVAGLYDAIVKPLALAPCTSDIHTVYEGALGERENLILGHEAVGEIVEVGKEVKDFKPGDRVVVPAITPDWRSREAQDYNLAQHSGGMLAGWKFSNIKDGVFAELFHVNDADMNLAHLPETIPLEAAVMLPDMVTTGFHGSELAGVNFGDTVAVIGIGPVGLMGIAGAKLRGAGRIIGAGSRDALIEAAKFYGATDIVNYRKGPIVEQIMELTKNNGVDRVIVAGGNSDILVDAVKILKPGGAIGNINYFGEGEFIKIPRVDWGNGMGHKNINGGLTPGGRARMERLIELVKYNRLDPSKLVTHVYKGFDKVEEALNLMKDKPKDLIKPVVILE
- a CDS encoding TIGR04076 family protein → MSKRPKIKITVINKKEKGGCHYAHKIGDSFDFDTERGKLCPMALHVAFPYIDILRYGGSVPGGKNENQCIFCCPDPEVINVFKIEKL